In one Bosea sp. RAC05 genomic region, the following are encoded:
- the glyA gene encoding serine hydroxymethyltransferase → MTALGRRDWVPAASEDYVLGIAAGVSGQSLDAIEARLSALTTENRNIHERDCFNLNPATNVMNPRAEAALASGLGARPSLGYPGEKYEMGLEAIEQIEVIAAELAAEVFGARYAEIRVPSGAIANLYAFMVAARPGDCIIAPPPSIGGHVTHHGAGAAGLYGIVTHPAPVDATHYTVDVAQLRADALRLRPKMITIGASLNLFPHPIRAIRAIADEVGALVLFDAAHMSGMIAGQAWQQPLEEGAHLMTMSTYKSLGGPPSGLIVTNDAAIAERLDAIAYPGLTANFDAAKSASLAITLLDWKAFGRDYAQMMAATAKALGEALCERQIPVYARERGITTSHQFAIEAHAYGGGQAAAQKLRAINILSCGIGLPLPEVAGDVNGLRLGTPEIVRFGMTPADMPELAAYIAEGLNGSRPAEAIARDVTAFRGKFRELHFMR, encoded by the coding sequence ATGACGGCACTGGGCAGGCGCGACTGGGTTCCCGCCGCGAGCGAGGACTACGTGCTCGGGATCGCCGCCGGCGTCAGCGGCCAGTCGCTCGACGCGATCGAGGCGCGGCTTTCCGCGCTGACGACCGAGAACCGCAACATCCACGAGCGCGACTGCTTCAACCTCAATCCTGCGACCAATGTGATGAACCCGCGCGCCGAAGCGGCGCTGGCGTCCGGGCTCGGCGCGCGGCCCTCGCTCGGTTATCCCGGCGAGAAATACGAGATGGGGCTGGAGGCGATCGAGCAGATCGAGGTCATCGCCGCCGAGCTCGCAGCCGAGGTCTTCGGCGCCAGATATGCCGAGATCCGCGTGCCCTCGGGCGCCATCGCCAATCTCTACGCCTTCATGGTCGCGGCCAGGCCCGGTGACTGCATCATCGCGCCGCCGCCCTCGATCGGCGGGCATGTCACGCATCACGGCGCCGGCGCGGCCGGGCTCTACGGCATCGTCACCCATCCGGCGCCGGTCGACGCGACCCACTACACCGTCGATGTCGCGCAGCTGCGGGCGGATGCGCTGCGGCTGAGGCCGAAGATGATCACCATCGGCGCGAGCCTGAACCTGTTCCCGCATCCGATCCGCGCAATCCGCGCGATTGCCGACGAGGTCGGCGCGCTCGTGCTGTTCGACGCGGCGCATATGTCGGGGATGATCGCCGGCCAGGCCTGGCAGCAGCCGCTGGAGGAGGGCGCCCATCTGATGACGATGAGCACCTATAAGAGCCTCGGCGGCCCGCCCTCGGGGCTGATCGTCACCAATGACGCTGCCATCGCGGAGCGGCTCGACGCCATCGCCTATCCCGGGCTGACGGCGAATTTCGACGCGGCGAAATCAGCCTCGCTCGCGATCACGCTGCTCGACTGGAAGGCTTTTGGCCGCGACTACGCGCAGATGATGGCGGCCACCGCCAAGGCGCTGGGCGAGGCGCTCTGCGAGCGGCAGATCCCGGTCTATGCGCGCGAGCGCGGCATCACCACCTCGCATCAGTTCGCGATCGAGGCCCATGCCTATGGCGGCGGCCAGGCGGCGGCGCAAAAGCTGCGCGCCATCAACATCCTGAGCTGCGGCATCGGCCTGCCGCTGCCGGAGGTGGCGGGAGACGTCAACGGCCTGCGGCTCGGCACCCCCGAGATCGTCCGCTTCGGCATGACCCCGGCCGACATGCCCGAACTCGCGGCCTACATCGCCGAGGGGCTGAACGGCTCGCGCCCGGCGGAGGCGATTGCGCGGGATGTGACGGCGTTCCGGGGGAAGTTCCGGGAGCTGCATTTCATGCGGTGA
- a CDS encoding transglutaminase-like cysteine peptidase, producing MPSKTTTTLGAAFACLLMTGLASGAGAQTAGVPVASLPAAASGDARAPYAWNDLCRRTPAECRVDLREPETVEMTPKLWKTIVAVNTRVNREIEAVTDEDHWGVVDRWDMPDDGKGDCEDFALLKRKRLAEAGVPRRAMVMTVVIDEENAGHAVMMIRTDRGDFILDNKRNAVLPWSQTGYVYVKRESQMRTGWTSLGGAQTSTVAAVR from the coding sequence ATGCCTTCAAAGACCACAACCACCCTCGGTGCTGCTTTTGCCTGCCTGCTCATGACCGGCCTCGCATCGGGCGCCGGAGCCCAGACGGCCGGCGTGCCGGTCGCCAGCCTGCCGGCGGCGGCCTCCGGCGATGCCCGGGCGCCCTATGCCTGGAACGACCTCTGCCGCCGCACCCCGGCGGAATGCCGGGTCGATCTGCGCGAGCCCGAGACGGTCGAGATGACGCCGAAGCTCTGGAAGACGATCGTGGCCGTGAACACCCGGGTGAACCGCGAGATCGAGGCGGTGACCGACGAGGATCACTGGGGCGTCGTCGATCGCTGGGACATGCCCGATGACGGCAAGGGCGACTGCGAGGATTTCGCGCTGCTGAAGCGCAAGCGCCTGGCCGAGGCCGGCGTCCCGCGCCGCGCCATGGTGATGACCGTGGTGATCGACGAGGAGAACGCGGGCCACGCCGTGATGATGATCCGCACCGACCGCGGCGACTTCATCCTCGACAACAAGCGCAACGCGGTCCTGCCCTGGAGCCAGACCGGCTACGTCTACGTCAAGCGCGAGTCGCAGATGCGGACGGGCTGGACCTCGCTGGGCGGCGCGCAGACCTCCACGGTCGCGGCCGTGCGCTGA
- a CDS encoding SIR2 family protein, with the protein MTNIVDEIGPVDPDTSILLLGSGFSLGATSIGGGNPPNGAGLRRHFVNQLGLPSDTAYELQVLTEEFADNDPQKLRDELYHIFRIAGIDNSQRMILKNNWRRIYTTNYDDVVEFYRHETGSPPNAFDVSERLPSRIPHGAVVHLHGSVRLVTADNVLSSIVLGEGSYVKQYLEKSPWYDQFQRDLTFASAFFVVGYSLADYHISALLMENQEISQRTTFIQGPIVDNVLLRRTANYGRTFFIGASGFADALSFASKPPPATLNNLRSFRSLDPQRDKRASAKPTAPEVYDLLVYGDFDPARLARSQPGESYAIARADAVRHAADVVERKASLIVDGRLGNGKTVFLHLLSSELTVRRWNCFLFRPGQADIAKEIAALRDIDRLVIFIEHYSAAQDSIKGLRAALPEAKFVVEIRTGTFEVRYHELTELLPAPFDRISLNALTRAETTAFGGLCRGAGLPVPKAGGGTSDLRDLLLALFENRAIRTRIETALAPLFQSRAMRRILAMTMIMSTHQSTVGAGFVRSVVGEDPFVALKSMEALSKEIFDLSADSFRARSAVFSDFVIKTFLRPDDIADAVVDVTLAAASRRAERSYRVLMSNMMAYTSLRRTLSGKGDVDQLIIDIYERLRHDDRVNEEPLFWLQYAIVMAELPKLGPAKDYIRTAYDRAELIEGFQTYQIDTQAFRIALLVATAEAAGQAIGNIDDLLEGLERIDGMLTESSHRSFAVRVLDGVQPFVAKRLGDMSSGERTAMQFWVLKVAKTLAELPDDFKATSNSEVTRKKIDTAATLFLR; encoded by the coding sequence GTGACAAATATTGTCGATGAAATCGGGCCGGTCGATCCAGACACCTCGATACTCCTGCTAGGATCAGGTTTTAGCTTGGGAGCAACCAGTATTGGCGGTGGTAATCCCCCGAATGGAGCTGGTTTACGTCGGCATTTCGTGAATCAGCTTGGGTTGCCATCCGACACGGCCTACGAACTCCAAGTTTTGACGGAAGAATTCGCTGACAACGATCCGCAGAAACTCCGAGATGAACTCTATCATATATTTCGTATTGCAGGCATTGATAATAGCCAACGTATGATTTTAAAAAATAACTGGAGACGAATTTATACAACTAACTATGATGATGTCGTAGAATTTTACAGGCATGAAACGGGATCTCCGCCAAATGCATTCGACGTATCCGAGCGACTCCCCAGTAGAATTCCGCACGGCGCTGTCGTCCATCTTCATGGCAGCGTTAGATTGGTGACGGCAGATAATGTTCTTTCTAGTATTGTTTTGGGAGAGGGCTCTTATGTAAAGCAGTATCTCGAAAAATCTCCGTGGTATGATCAATTTCAGCGTGATTTGACATTCGCAAGCGCATTTTTTGTTGTTGGGTATAGTTTGGCGGATTATCATATTTCCGCATTGTTGATGGAAAATCAAGAAATTTCGCAGAGGACAACTTTTATACAAGGGCCGATCGTTGATAACGTTCTTCTTCGGCGCACTGCAAACTACGGGCGCACGTTTTTCATAGGCGCAAGTGGTTTTGCGGATGCACTTAGTTTTGCATCCAAGCCGCCTCCCGCTACGCTCAATAATCTTAGGTCGTTTCGGTCGCTCGACCCTCAGCGAGACAAGCGTGCGAGCGCGAAGCCGACGGCACCAGAAGTCTATGATCTTCTAGTTTACGGCGATTTCGACCCCGCTAGACTTGCGCGATCTCAACCTGGAGAAAGCTACGCGATCGCTCGGGCAGACGCGGTTCGACATGCTGCCGATGTGGTCGAGCGAAAGGCTTCCCTGATTGTCGATGGGCGTCTTGGCAATGGAAAGACTGTATTTTTACACCTGCTTTCGTCTGAACTGACTGTGCGTAGATGGAACTGTTTTTTGTTCAGGCCAGGACAGGCTGATATTGCGAAAGAAATTGCTGCACTTCGAGATATTGATCGACTTGTTATATTCATAGAGCATTATTCGGCTGCTCAAGATTCTATAAAAGGTCTACGTGCTGCTTTGCCGGAAGCTAAATTTGTTGTAGAAATTAGAACAGGTACGTTCGAGGTTCGCTACCACGAATTGACCGAGTTGCTTCCAGCGCCGTTTGACCGAATTAGCTTGAATGCTTTGACGCGCGCTGAAACGACGGCCTTCGGAGGGCTTTGTCGCGGCGCTGGGCTGCCAGTGCCAAAAGCGGGAGGCGGAACAAGCGATCTACGTGATCTGCTGCTCGCGCTGTTCGAGAACAGGGCAATCCGAACGCGCATTGAGACGGCTTTGGCGCCACTATTTCAGTCACGCGCTATGCGCCGCATCTTGGCAATGACGATGATTATGTCCACCCACCAAAGCACCGTCGGTGCTGGCTTTGTTCGGTCCGTGGTGGGAGAGGATCCATTCGTCGCCCTCAAATCCATGGAGGCCCTTTCCAAAGAGATATTTGATTTATCTGCAGACAGCTTCCGCGCGCGGTCAGCAGTCTTCTCTGATTTCGTTATAAAGACGTTCTTGCGACCCGATGATATTGCTGACGCAGTCGTCGATGTCACTTTGGCGGCAGCATCGCGTAGAGCTGAGCGTTCTTACAGGGTTTTAATGTCAAATATGATGGCGTATACGAGCCTGAGGCGGACACTTAGTGGCAAGGGAGATGTTGATCAGCTTATAATTGATATTTATGAACGATTGAGACATGATGACAGGGTAAACGAAGAGCCTTTATTTTGGCTCCAATACGCTATCGTTATGGCTGAATTGCCTAAGCTTGGGCCTGCAAAAGATTACATTCGTACAGCTTATGATAGAGCTGAATTAATCGAGGGCTTTCAGACCTATCAAATCGACACCCAAGCCTTCCGCATTGCTCTGCTTGTAGCAACAGCCGAAGCTGCGGGGCAGGCAATAGGGAACATCGATGACCTGCTTGAAGGACTTGAACGAATTGACGGGATGCTCACCGAAAGCAGTCATCGATCGTTCGCTGTGCGTGTCTTGGACGGCGTGCAGCCGTTTGTGGCAAAGAGACTGGGAGATATGTCGTCAGGCGAGCGCACTGCGATGCAATTCTGGGTTCTGAAGGTAGCCAAAACACTCGCTGAATTGCCGGACGATTTCAAGGCAACGAGCAATTCGGAGGTTACCCGGAAAAAAATTGATACTGCTGCCACCCTGTTCCTCAGGTGA
- a CDS encoding DUF3126 family protein, whose product MDKTELAKLEGYLRRTFNNHGISVRARMKKNDSAEVYLADEFIGIIHVDDEDGDRSFNFTMAILDVDLED is encoded by the coding sequence ATGGACAAGACCGAACTCGCCAAGCTCGAGGGCTATCTGCGGCGCACCTTCAACAATCACGGCATCAGCGTGCGCGCGCGGATGAAGAAGAACGATTCGGCCGAGGTCTATCTCGCCGACGAGTTCATCGGCATCATCCATGTCGACGACGAGGATGGCGACCGCTCGTTCAACTTCACGATGGCGATCCTGGACGTCGATCTGGAGGACTGA
- a CDS encoding methyl-accepting chemotaxis protein, producing the protein MSIRDLMKMGAHAAEAAAIRRTQAVIEFDPSGKILGANDLFLQTIGYGLAEIEGQHHAMFVDAGERASPEYQAFWPRLAAGEAIQAQFLRIGKGGRRLWLQAVYTPILDQGGKVRKVVKFATDITAHKTAIANMEGQLAALDKAQAVIEFDLTGKILHANANFLAVTGYTLSEIVGQHHRIFVAEEERSGAAYGQFWEKLRRGDYEEGRYRRIGKGGKAVWIQASYNPILDAMGAPVKVVKYATDITASKENEEQMEFAIAEVGTVVQAAKDRDLTRRIALQKLNPKNVELCEGVNELVDTLASLVGQVAVAAQGIDTAAKEISSGADDLSKRTEEQASSLEETAATTEELAASVKASANNARAAANLASEATAAAQSGGDIAGEAVRAMARIEDASQKIQAITRVIDDIAFQTNLLALNAAVEAARAGDAGKGFAVVASEVRTLAQRSGEAAKDISALISSSNAEVGEGVKLVRKAGESLTVILDASRKVASTIADISSAGGEQANGIDEMSQTVAHLDEMTQSNAALAEESAASANALSDRIAQLNTLVAGYRTEAGGSVAAASATGLQRQLQSAFAQPRAVRPAPPPPRARRRPR; encoded by the coding sequence ATGTCGATTCGCGATCTGATGAAGATGGGCGCGCATGCCGCAGAGGCCGCCGCCATCAGGCGCACCCAGGCGGTGATCGAATTCGATCCCTCGGGCAAGATTCTGGGGGCGAACGACCTCTTCCTGCAGACGATCGGCTATGGGCTGGCCGAGATCGAGGGCCAGCATCACGCGATGTTCGTCGACGCCGGCGAGCGGGCCAGCCCGGAGTATCAGGCGTTTTGGCCACGCCTGGCGGCGGGCGAGGCGATCCAGGCGCAGTTCCTCCGCATCGGCAAGGGCGGCAGGCGCCTCTGGCTGCAGGCCGTCTACACGCCGATCCTGGATCAGGGCGGCAAGGTCAGGAAGGTCGTGAAGTTCGCCACCGACATCACCGCCCACAAGACCGCCATCGCCAACATGGAGGGCCAGCTCGCCGCCCTCGACAAGGCCCAGGCCGTCATCGAGTTCGATCTGACCGGCAAGATCCTGCACGCCAACGCCAACTTCCTGGCTGTAACCGGATACACCCTCAGCGAGATCGTCGGGCAGCACCACCGCATCTTCGTGGCCGAGGAGGAGCGCAGCGGCGCCGCCTACGGGCAGTTCTGGGAGAAGCTGCGCCGCGGCGACTATGAAGAGGGCCGTTATCGCCGCATCGGCAAGGGCGGCAAGGCCGTCTGGATCCAGGCGAGCTACAACCCGATCCTCGACGCCATGGGGGCCCCCGTGAAGGTGGTGAAATACGCCACCGACATCACGGCCAGCAAGGAGAACGAGGAGCAGATGGAGTTCGCCATCGCCGAGGTCGGCACGGTCGTCCAGGCGGCGAAGGACCGTGACCTGACGCGGCGGATCGCGCTCCAGAAGCTGAATCCCAAGAATGTCGAGCTCTGCGAGGGCGTGAACGAGCTCGTGGACACGCTGGCGAGCCTCGTCGGCCAGGTCGCCGTCGCGGCCCAGGGCATCGACACGGCCGCCAAGGAGATCTCGTCGGGTGCCGACGATCTCTCGAAGCGGACCGAGGAACAGGCCTCCAGCCTCGAGGAGACGGCGGCGACCACCGAGGAACTGGCCGCCAGCGTCAAGGCCTCCGCCAACAACGCCCGCGCGGCGGCCAACCTCGCCTCGGAGGCGACCGCAGCCGCCCAGTCCGGCGGCGACATCGCCGGAGAGGCCGTCCGGGCGATGGCCCGCATCGAGGACGCCTCGCAGAAGATCCAGGCGATCACCCGCGTCATCGACGACATCGCCTTCCAGACCAATCTTCTGGCGCTCAACGCCGCGGTCGAGGCAGCCCGCGCCGGCGACGCCGGAAAGGGCTTCGCGGTCGTGGCGAGCGAGGTCCGCACCCTCGCCCAGCGCTCCGGCGAGGCCGCCAAGGACATCTCGGCCCTGATCTCCTCCTCGAATGCGGAGGTCGGCGAGGGCGTCAAGCTCGTGCGCAAGGCCGGCGAATCCCTGACCGTCATCCTCGACGCCTCGCGGAAGGTCGCCTCGACCATCGCGGATATCTCTTCGGCCGGCGGCGAACAGGCCAACGGCATCGACGAGATGAGCCAGACCGTGGCGCATCTCGACGAAATGACCCAGTCCAATGCGGCCCTGGCGGAAGAAAGCGCGGCCTCGGCCAATGCCCTGTCCGATCGCATCGCCCAGCTCAACACCCTCGTGGCGGGCTACCGCACCGAGGCGGGTGGGTCCGTCGCGGCCGCGAGCGCGACCGGCCTGCAGCGCCAGCTCCAGTCCGCCTTCGCCCAGCCCCGGGCCGTCCGGCCGGCACCGCCCCCGCCGCGCGCCCGGCGCCGCCCCCGATGA
- the cysE gene encoding serine O-acetyltransferase encodes MSSGRSVAEARDPASGLERLDPVWSRLRREAEAALAAEPALGSLILASVLNQPSFEAAVSHRVAARLGHPAVPADLIEQAFAEALAADATVGPGMRADVVAVLDRDPACYRVLEPVLFFKGFHALQCHRLAHWLWRQDRRDFALYLQSRASEVFQTDINPAARIGKGIFLDHATGLVVGETAVIEDDVSMLHSVTLGGTGKQGGDRHPKIRKGVLLGAGAKILGNIEVGQCSRVAAGSVVLASVPRNKTVAGVPAKVVGEAGCAEPSRSMDQILGGDCGADI; translated from the coding sequence ATGTCGTCAGGACGCTCCGTCGCAGAAGCCCGCGACCCCGCGAGCGGGCTCGAGCGGCTCGACCCCGTCTGGTCGCGCCTGCGCCGCGAGGCGGAGGCTGCGCTCGCCGCCGAGCCGGCGCTGGGCAGCCTGATCCTCGCCTCCGTGCTGAACCAGCCGAGCTTCGAGGCCGCCGTCAGCCACCGCGTCGCGGCGCGGCTCGGCCACCCGGCAGTGCCCGCCGACCTGATCGAGCAGGCCTTCGCCGAGGCGCTCGCCGCCGACGCCACGGTGGGGCCCGGCATGCGCGCCGACGTCGTCGCCGTGCTCGACCGCGACCCGGCCTGCTACCGCGTGCTCGAGCCGGTGCTGTTCTTCAAGGGCTTCCATGCGCTGCAGTGCCACAGGCTGGCGCATTGGCTCTGGCGACAGGACCGGCGCGATTTCGCGCTGTATCTGCAGAGCCGGGCGTCGGAGGTCTTCCAGACCGACATCAACCCCGCCGCGCGCATCGGCAAGGGCATCTTCCTCGACCATGCCACCGGGCTCGTCGTCGGCGAGACGGCGGTGATCGAGGACGACGTCTCGATGCTGCACAGCGTCACGCTGGGCGGCACCGGCAAGCAGGGCGGCGACCGCCATCCCAAGATCCGCAAGGGCGTGCTGCTCGGCGCCGGCGCCAAGATCCTCGGCAATATCGAGGTCGGCCAGTGCTCGCGCGTCGCGGCGGGCTCGGTCGTGCTGGCGAGCGTGCCGCGCAACAAGACGGTCGCGGGCGTGCCGGCCAAGGTCGTCGGCGAGGCCGGCTGCGCCGAGCCGTCGCGCTCGATGGACCAGATCCTCGGCGGCGATTGCGGCGCCGACATCTGA
- a CDS encoding DUF6949 family protein yields MTIEPAAVEVLKALVVGFAFAGLLASAFELFTAQRADFRLLQAGGLFAVASVPVVVFSAPFLILRNTVRGRRIEGRPIVFVMLASMIASVWSIFSGRVVLDLLQVLAP; encoded by the coding sequence TTGACGATCGAACCCGCTGCCGTGGAAGTGCTCAAGGCGCTGGTCGTCGGCTTCGCCTTTGCAGGCCTGCTGGCCTCGGCCTTCGAACTCTTCACCGCGCAGCGCGCCGATTTCCGCCTGCTCCAGGCCGGCGGGCTGTTTGCGGTGGCGAGCGTGCCGGTGGTGGTGTTCAGCGCGCCCTTCCTGATCCTGCGCAACACGGTGCGCGGCCGGCGCATCGAGGGGCGTCCGATCGTGTTCGTGATGCTCGCCAGCATGATCGCCTCGGTCTGGAGCATCTTCTCCGGCCGGGTCGTGCTCGACCTGCTGCAGGTGCTCGCCCCTTGA
- a CDS encoding helix-turn-helix domain-containing protein, with amino-acid sequence MVEHVETRNPVDYEFSMKSDRHYVAFHDLVFHDGLMRVEGEKPRRGRDLRQTLTFFPAGIAVKGWCKPTGRPQAFTALYIEPDAVPEPLLTEACWSRPAIYFQSPALLRVFTQLNEVLHGTLPFKELLVESLGQVAVATFAGLQSAGEPPSRADRKLEPTEIRRVEEYLRENIAREIRLEEMAGVLGLSKFHFIRCFRATKGRTPYRSLLDLRCEIAVESLKAGHAAGDAAAAAGFETAAQMSRALRATLGILPRDVRG; translated from the coding sequence ATGGTCGAGCATGTCGAGACGCGGAATCCGGTCGACTACGAATTCTCGATGAAGAGCGACCGGCATTACGTCGCGTTCCACGATCTCGTCTTCCACGACGGCCTGATGCGCGTCGAGGGCGAAAAGCCGAGGCGCGGTCGTGATCTCCGGCAGACGCTGACCTTTTTTCCCGCAGGAATCGCGGTCAAGGGCTGGTGCAAGCCGACGGGCCGTCCCCAGGCTTTCACCGCCCTCTATATCGAGCCCGATGCCGTTCCGGAGCCGCTGCTGACAGAGGCGTGCTGGAGCCGGCCGGCGATCTATTTCCAGTCCCCGGCGCTGCTGCGCGTGTTCACGCAGCTCAACGAGGTTCTGCACGGGACGCTGCCGTTCAAGGAGCTTCTCGTCGAATCCCTGGGGCAGGTGGCGGTCGCCACCTTTGCCGGCCTCCAGTCCGCCGGCGAACCGCCCTCCCGCGCGGATCGCAAACTGGAGCCGACAGAGATCCGGCGGGTCGAGGAGTACCTTCGGGAGAATATCGCCCGGGAGATCCGTCTCGAGGAGATGGCCGGTGTCCTGGGCCTGAGCAAATTCCACTTCATCCGGTGTTTCCGCGCGACCAAGGGCCGAACGCCGTATCGCTCCCTGCTGGACCTGCGATGCGAAATCGCGGTCGAATCGCTGAAAGCCGGACATGCCGCCGGCGACGCCGCCGCGGCCGCCGGCTTCGAGACGGCCGCCCAGATGTCGCGCGCGCTGCGGGCCACGCTCGGGATCCTGCCCCGCGACGTTCGCGGGTGA
- a CDS encoding gamma carbonic anhydrase family protein, whose amino-acid sequence MPLYALDGQSPETPGDGQWWLAPDAHVIGRVRLGVDVGIWFGAVLRGDNEWIEIRAGSNIQEGCVLHTDMGFPLVVGENCTIGHRAILHGCIIGENSLVGMGATVLNGAKIGRNSLVGANALVTEGKEFPDNSLIVGAPAKAIRTLDEAAAAGITASARGYAARWKQFAAGLERLD is encoded by the coding sequence ATGCCTCTCTATGCCCTCGACGGACAATCGCCCGAGACGCCCGGTGACGGGCAGTGGTGGCTGGCGCCCGATGCCCATGTGATCGGGCGGGTCCGGCTCGGCGTCGATGTCGGGATCTGGTTCGGCGCCGTGCTGCGCGGCGACAACGAATGGATCGAGATCCGGGCCGGCAGCAACATCCAGGAGGGCTGCGTCCTGCACACCGACATGGGCTTTCCGCTCGTCGTCGGCGAGAACTGCACGATCGGCCATCGCGCGATCCTGCATGGCTGCATCATCGGCGAGAACAGCCTGGTCGGCATGGGCGCGACGGTGCTCAACGGCGCAAAGATCGGCCGCAACAGCCTCGTGGGCGCCAATGCGCTGGTCACCGAGGGCAAGGAATTCCCGGACAATTCGCTGATCGTCGGAGCGCCGGCGAAGGCCATCCGCACGCTCGACGAGGCCGCGGCCGCCGGCATCACCGCCTCCGCGCGCGGCTATGCGGCCCGCTGGAAGCAGTTCGCGGCGGGGCTTGAGCGCCTCGACTGA
- a CDS encoding HAD hydrolase-like protein: MPYKLIIFDFDGTLADTFPWFTGVLNDVAARYRFRRVEADEVERLRGLSARQLLVHLGIPAWKLPFIARHMRRLATDDGEPAPIFPGSEAMLRDLREAGLVLAIVSSNTERNIRRALGPETAGLFSHYACGAGLFGKAGKFRQIARRAGVEHRHCLCIGDEIRDFEAASDAGMAFGAVTWGFTSRPALQSLDPAFLFARIDEIEARRFVDAGLPDRPEGTGHRTTPRPRMVKQTSPEADR, translated from the coding sequence ATGCCCTACAAGCTGATCATCTTCGACTTCGACGGAACGCTGGCGGACACCTTCCCGTGGTTCACGGGCGTTCTGAACGATGTCGCGGCGCGCTACCGCTTCCGCCGGGTCGAGGCGGACGAGGTCGAGCGGCTGCGCGGCCTCAGCGCACGCCAGCTCCTCGTCCATTTGGGCATTCCGGCCTGGAAGCTGCCCTTCATCGCCCGCCACATGCGCCGCCTCGCCACGGATGACGGCGAGCCCGCGCCGATCTTTCCCGGCAGCGAGGCGATGCTGCGCGACCTACGCGAGGCCGGCCTCGTGCTCGCCATCGTCAGCTCCAACACCGAGCGCAACATCCGCCGCGCCCTCGGCCCGGAAACGGCGGGACTGTTCAGCCACTATGCCTGCGGCGCCGGCCTGTTCGGCAAGGCGGGCAAATTCCGCCAGATCGCCAGGCGCGCGGGCGTCGAACACAGGCACTGCCTCTGCATCGGCGACGAGATCCGCGACTTCGAGGCCGCCTCCGACGCCGGGATGGCCTTCGGCGCCGTCACCTGGGGCTTCACCAGCCGCCCTGCCCTGCAGTCCCTCGATCCGGCCTTCCTGTTCGCCCGCATCGACGAGATCGAGGCCCGGCGCTTCGTCGACGCCGGACTTCCCGATCGCCCCGAAGGCACCGGCCACCGGACCACGCCCCGGCCGCGCATGGTTAAGCAGACCTCACCCGAGGCTGATCGATAA
- a CDS encoding LysR family transcriptional regulator has product MAVKPPRPRLPSLKALRAFEAAARLESFTEAAAELGVTPGAVTQQIRQLEAALGLSLFRRLPQGVVPTVAAREVLPRLTRGFDILAQAAQSLRESESQRALTIAALPCIAQLWLSPRLPALQRAWPDLQVSISAMEAPPDPRREPHDLSIFYREPGSGLPALMLAGEDAILPVCAPALAERLGSTADLAGQTLLHDAVWNSDWARWLAHAGAPRHLDATRGPRFSLYSLALDAALTGSGVLMGRLSLVAPLLAQGRLVAPLQPPLPLSERLTVAPATSERPHPRQAEIAAWLVAQG; this is encoded by the coding sequence ATGGCCGTCAAGCCGCCCCGCCCCCGCCTGCCCTCGCTCAAGGCGCTGCGCGCTTTCGAGGCGGCGGCGCGTCTCGAAAGCTTCACCGAGGCCGCGGCCGAACTCGGCGTCACGCCCGGCGCCGTCACCCAGCAGATCCGCCAGCTCGAGGCCGCCCTGGGGCTTTCGCTGTTCCGCCGGCTGCCGCAGGGCGTGGTGCCGACGGTCGCCGCCCGCGAGGTTTTGCCCCGGTTGACACGCGGCTTCGACATCCTGGCCCAGGCCGCCCAGAGCCTGCGCGAGAGCGAGAGCCAGCGCGCGCTCACCATCGCTGCATTGCCCTGCATCGCCCAGCTCTGGCTCTCGCCGCGTCTGCCGGCCCTGCAGCGCGCCTGGCCGGATCTGCAAGTCTCGATATCGGCGATGGAAGCACCGCCCGATCCGCGCCGCGAGCCGCATGATCTCTCGATCTTCTACCGCGAGCCGGGTTCAGGCCTGCCCGCGCTGATGCTGGCGGGCGAGGACGCGATCCTGCCGGTCTGCGCGCCCGCGCTGGCGGAACGCCTCGGCTCGACGGCCGATCTCGCCGGCCAGACGCTGCTGCACGATGCCGTCTGGAACAGCGACTGGGCCCGCTGGCTCGCCCATGCGGGGGCGCCGCGCCACCTCGATGCGACGCGGGGCCCGCGCTTCTCGCTCTACAGCCTGGCGCTGGACGCGGCGCTGACGGGTTCGGGCGTGCTGATGGGCCGGCTCTCGCTGGTCGCGCCGCTGCTCGCGCAGGGACGCCTCGTCGCGCCGCTCCAGCCGCCGCTGCCGCTCAGCGAGCGGCTGACCGTGGCGCCGGCAACATCGGAGCGCCCGCATCCGCGCCAGGCCGAGATCGCCGCCTGGCTGGTCGCACAGGGGTGA